In uncultured Draconibacterium sp., one genomic interval encodes:
- a CDS encoding RNA-binding protein, giving the protein MNLFVAKLDSSITGDYLNELFSAHGEVASAKVIFDRETGNSKCFGFVEMPNEEEANAAIAALNDAEIEGKQIVVKEANPPQERPRRDFNRGGGGGGYNRGGGGGYNRGGGGGDRRGGGGGYDRRGGGGGGDRRGGGGGYDRRGGGGGDRW; this is encoded by the coding sequence ATGAATTTATTTGTTGCAAAGTTAGACTCATCGATTACTGGTGACTACTTAAATGAGCTGTTCTCTGCACACGGAGAAGTAGCGTCTGCCAAAGTTATTTTTGACAGAGAAACGGGAAACTCAAAATGTTTTGGTTTTGTTGAAATGCCAAACGAAGAAGAAGCTAATGCAGCGATCGCTGCACTTAATGATGCTGAAATTGAAGGAAAACAAATCGTAGTTAAGGAAGCAAATCCTCCACAAGAGCGTCCACGTCGTGATTTTAATCGCGGTGGCGGCGGTGGTGGCTACAACCGCGGTGGCGGTGGTGGTTACAACCGTGGTGGCGGTGGTGGCGACCGCAGAGGCGGTGGTGGCGGATACGATCGTCGCGGTGGCGGCGGTGGTGGCGACCGCAGAGGCGGTGGCGGTGGTTACGATCGTCGTGGTGGCGGCGGTGGCGACCGTTGGTAA
- a CDS encoding FUSC family membrane protein produces the protein MKNQKKGHLRTNIKFFRDVFLLHPYRLFALRATVSMGILAVPFIIAGLPFFGVTLALGALAGALSETDDHPKGRVKSLSITILSFFISSFSVGLLYKYTWILGSGFILSTIIFILIGGIGERYRAITFGSILVGIYAMLGIEISPAWYWQAILLPAGALFHGILTLILIFRNPWRLLDQQMASGFRALGSYLEKKALLFPSDKKDQEDINKDLALLNVNVVNALEGIKNVLNNYAREMKNTEPLNSYLQRFMLLQSLHERAASTHQRHDKLGNSNEQIEILEGFGEMLRQLAYASRMVAENMLTGTSYNHPPALEWISKAIDDKLQTMHVEDAQDLILLHHNLHRSHVSLKFLDNLEEGTSIPRLRHDERTPFQRLKEQLTLRHPRMRYALRLSLTFAFGYVLQIYLDLDKGQWVMLTSLFVSQITYSDTRRRLFERLLGTITGIVIGAALLQIFTTTAAQVLLMMGSAMAFFYWLRKKYSIAVIFVTTFVLSAFNIVSNDGGINIMIPRLVDTLLGATLSFLTIRFLWPGWQYRRISGLISTALEKNRNYFQAIAKEYKEASNDDLKYRIARREAHLADNELAQAWNSMRQEPKSKQRIMENALTITYLNHALLSHLSALGAHRETNIESYKDIEPLFQQIDKKLTEAGKKSTIQKDKFSSDLSELLMTLQQQIKTTEAGLKRQQLRLFYNITATTSKIIDELKRSGIN, from the coding sequence ATGAAGAACCAGAAAAAAGGCCATTTGCGAACGAACATAAAATTTTTCCGCGATGTATTTCTGCTACATCCCTATCGTTTGTTTGCTTTGCGCGCAACCGTTTCGATGGGTATATTGGCAGTACCTTTTATTATTGCCGGTCTGCCTTTTTTTGGTGTAACGCTGGCTTTGGGAGCACTGGCCGGCGCTTTGTCGGAAACCGACGACCACCCGAAAGGCCGTGTAAAATCGTTGTCGATAACCATTCTTAGCTTCTTCATTTCGAGTTTTTCGGTAGGACTTCTATATAAGTACACCTGGATTCTTGGCTCCGGATTTATCCTCTCCACCATTATATTTATTTTGATTGGCGGCATTGGCGAACGTTACCGCGCCATTACCTTCGGCTCTATATTGGTGGGTATTTATGCAATGCTTGGCATCGAAATCAGTCCGGCCTGGTACTGGCAGGCAATTCTATTACCAGCCGGAGCACTTTTTCACGGCATTCTTACATTGATTTTAATCTTCCGGAATCCGTGGCGTTTACTCGACCAGCAAATGGCCAGCGGTTTCAGGGCACTGGGCAGCTACCTCGAGAAAAAAGCCCTGCTTTTCCCAAGCGATAAAAAAGACCAGGAAGACATTAATAAAGACCTGGCTTTGCTAAACGTAAATGTGGTAAATGCACTTGAAGGCATAAAAAACGTATTGAACAATTATGCCCGGGAGATGAAAAACACGGAGCCATTGAACAGTTACCTTCAACGCTTTATGTTATTGCAGAGTCTTCACGAACGTGCAGCCTCAACGCACCAGCGCCACGACAAACTGGGAAACAGCAACGAACAAATTGAGATTCTGGAGGGTTTTGGCGAAATGCTTCGTCAGCTGGCTTATGCTTCGCGAATGGTTGCCGAAAATATGCTTACCGGAACTTCTTACAATCATCCGCCGGCACTCGAATGGATCTCAAAAGCCATCGACGACAAGCTCCAAACAATGCATGTGGAAGATGCTCAGGACCTGATCCTTCTCCATCATAATTTACATCGTTCGCACGTTTCGTTAAAATTCCTCGACAATCTGGAGGAAGGAACTTCAATTCCCCGTCTTCGACACGATGAAAGAACGCCATTTCAACGTTTAAAGGAGCAGCTCACTCTCCGTCATCCGCGAATGCGTTATGCCTTGCGGCTCAGCTTAACCTTTGCATTTGGCTATGTTCTTCAGATCTACCTTGATCTCGACAAAGGGCAATGGGTAATGCTAACCAGTTTATTTGTTAGCCAGATTACCTACAGCGACACCCGCCGGCGCCTGTTTGAGCGTTTACTGGGTACTATTACCGGTATTGTTATTGGTGCTGCATTATTACAGATTTTTACAACCACAGCTGCACAAGTCTTATTAATGATGGGCTCGGCAATGGCATTTTTCTACTGGTTGCGAAAAAAATATTCGATAGCTGTAATATTTGTAACCACTTTTGTGCTGAGTGCTTTTAATATTGTTTCAAACGACGGAGGCATAAACATTATGATTCCACGTCTGGTTGATACTTTACTTGGTGCAACGTTGTCGTTTCTCACTATTCGTTTTTTATGGCCGGGTTGGCAATATCGGCGCATTTCGGGGCTTATTTCCACCGCATTGGAAAAAAACAGAAACTATTTTCAGGCCATTGCAAAAGAATATAAAGAAGCAAGTAACGACGATTTAAAGTATCGCATTGCCCGAAGAGAGGCGCACCTGGCCGATAACGAGCTGGCACAAGCGTGGAACAGTATGCGACAGGAACCCAAAAGTAAACAGCGCATTATGGAAAATGCATTAACCATCACTTATTTAAATCATGCATTGTTGTCGCATCTTTCGGCACTGGGAGCACACCGCGAAACAAATATTGAGAGTTACAAAGACATTGAACCTTTGTTTCAACAAATTGATAAGAAGCTTACGGAAGCCGGCAAAAAAAGCACCATTCAAAAAGATAAGTTCTCATCCGATCTGTCGGAACTACTAATGACATTACAACAACAAATTAAAACCACTGAAGCCGGATTAAAACGACAGCAACTTCGTTTATTCTACAACATTACCGCTACAACCTCAAAAATCATTGATGAGTTAAAACGTTCCGGTATCAACTAA
- a CDS encoding cytidylate kinase-like family protein: protein MKNFLNSYLMESKCINLESGDYPGPFLTISRQAGCSAKRIAIKLSKILTGYSYMSETKTDVEWKYVDKAMFLGVVDEMIEELKSGDFEDAEESIVFLKEVGRAFSDETIYDISDDRLIAALKGIICRLACHGRTIIVGRSSGAILKDIPNKLNIRLEAPAEWRINRIMQIRDMTGMEAAEYITLADKKRDAFIEKIIGRKAENEDFDVIFNYASMEDDQIVDAVINILRNKKIIAPHYEF, encoded by the coding sequence ATGAAAAATTTTCTGAATAGTTATTTGATGGAATCGAAATGTATTAACCTCGAATCAGGTGACTACCCCGGACCTTTTCTTACTATTTCACGACAAGCCGGATGCTCGGCAAAGCGCATCGCCATTAAGCTTTCGAAAATTCTGACCGGCTACAGTTACATGTCGGAAACAAAAACCGATGTGGAGTGGAAATATGTTGATAAAGCCATGTTTTTAGGTGTTGTTGATGAAATGATTGAAGAACTCAAATCAGGGGATTTTGAAGATGCCGAAGAATCGATAGTATTTCTAAAGGAAGTTGGCCGGGCCTTTTCGGATGAAACGATTTACGACATTTCAGACGACAGACTGATTGCGGCTTTAAAAGGGATTATTTGCAGATTGGCCTGCCACGGACGTACTATTATTGTTGGGCGCTCGTCGGGAGCTATTTTAAAAGACATACCAAACAAACTTAACATCAGGCTTGAAGCTCCTGCCGAGTGGCGAATTAACCGCATAATGCAAATTAGAGACATGACCGGAATGGAGGCTGCAGAGTACATCACGCTGGCTGATAAAAAGAGAGATGCCTTTATTGAAAAGATTATTGGCAGGAAAGCCGAAAATGAGGATTTTGATGTGATTTTTAATTATGCCTCGATGGAAGACGACCAGATAGTTGATGCAGTAATTAACATATTAAGAAATAAAAAAATTATTGCTCCACATTACGAATTCTAA
- a CDS encoding N(4)-(beta-N-acetylglucosaminyl)-L-asparaginase, producing MISRRSFLAKSSLMLAGAGVATKAFSNSVFQSANKFPVVISTWNHGMPANEAAWEILSKGGHSLDAVEAGVRVPEGDPNVITVGLGGIPDASGKVTLDACIMDEKGRAGSVTYLQHIVHPVSVARLVMEKTPHVMLSGEGALEFALDNGFEKEKLLTKARKKEWKKWKKEHKAFSNKINIENVTEDNHDTIGMLALDEDGRISGACTTSGMGYKMPGRVGDSPIIGAGLFVDGEVGGATATGSGELVMKTLGSFLVVELMRSGMSPDRACEEAVRRIAKKIPDYQSHQIGYIALNTQGEYGSFCIQPGFNYAVKTAEQTELIEAEAWLKKL from the coding sequence ATGATATCCCGACGTTCCTTTTTAGCAAAAAGTTCGTTAATGCTTGCGGGTGCAGGTGTAGCCACGAAAGCGTTTTCAAATTCGGTTTTTCAGTCAGCAAATAAATTCCCGGTTGTAATTTCAACATGGAATCATGGTATGCCGGCTAACGAAGCTGCCTGGGAGATTTTGTCAAAAGGAGGACACTCGCTTGATGCAGTGGAAGCCGGTGTGCGCGTGCCCGAAGGCGATCCGAATGTAATAACTGTTGGCTTAGGCGGAATTCCTGATGCCAGCGGGAAAGTAACCCTTGATGCCTGTATTATGGACGAGAAAGGGCGCGCAGGAAGTGTAACCTATCTGCAACACATTGTTCATCCGGTTTCGGTGGCTCGCCTGGTAATGGAAAAAACGCCGCATGTGATGTTGAGCGGAGAAGGAGCATTGGAATTTGCTCTCGATAATGGTTTTGAAAAAGAGAAGCTGCTAACCAAAGCCCGTAAAAAGGAGTGGAAAAAGTGGAAAAAAGAGCATAAGGCATTCAGTAACAAGATCAATATTGAGAATGTAACTGAAGATAATCACGATACCATTGGAATGCTGGCGCTCGATGAGGATGGACGTATTTCAGGTGCTTGTACCACCAGCGGAATGGGATATAAAATGCCCGGCAGGGTAGGTGACTCGCCGATTATTGGTGCCGGTTTGTTTGTTGATGGCGAAGTAGGAGGAGCAACAGCTACCGGATCGGGCGAGCTGGTAATGAAAACGTTGGGTTCGTTTTTAGTAGTTGAATTGATGCGCAGCGGCATGTCGCCCGACAGGGCTTGCGAAGAGGCAGTTCGTCGTATCGCCAAAAAGATTCCTGATTATCAAAGTCATCAAATTGGTTATATCGCACTGAATACACAAGGTGAATACGGATCGTTTTGTATACAGCCCGGTTTTAACTACGCCGTAAAAACGGCTGAGCAAACCGAATTAATAGAAGCCGAAGCCTGGCTAAAGAAATTATAG
- a CDS encoding CBS domain-containing protein → MVKDLMFMPEFYISSKDNMETVAKKFETSNRYNLAVIDDGKYLGFISRAVVFSNYRKTLEYFSHE, encoded by the coding sequence ATGGTGAAAGATCTCATGTTTATGCCTGAATTCTATATTTCGTCGAAAGACAATATGGAAACAGTGGCCAAAAAATTTGAAACGTCAAACCGATACAATCTTGCTGTTATCGATGATGGTAAATACCTTGGGTTTATTTCGCGTGCAGTGGTTTTTTCCAACTACAGAAAAACACTGGAGTATTTCTCGCACGAATAA
- a CDS encoding TIGR01777 family oxidoreductase: MKIKLTGSNGYIGQLISTDLVKKGHAVSGINRDTLYGPSSNLQEELRNTDVVINLAGAPILQRWTKKNKETIYNSRVVTTHNLVKAIIELPESERPGKVISASAIGIYKPGNRHTEESTNFDEGFVGEVVKDWEQELSALPQNVQTVIFRLGIVFGKEAKTVKNMLLPFKLGLGGKIGSGKQAFPFIHEQDVVNAFVWATETLETSDTFNLIAPETISNKEFTRYFARQVNRPAFFTIPAFVLKLVFGKAASLLTQSPEVSSKKLQKAGFQFEYPTIKTTLQDIIVKSRKV; this comes from the coding sequence ATGAAAATAAAACTCACGGGAAGTAACGGATACATTGGTCAGCTAATTTCAACAGATCTGGTAAAAAAAGGGCATGCTGTATCAGGCATAAATCGAGACACACTCTACGGTCCATCAAGCAACCTGCAGGAAGAGTTACGAAATACCGATGTTGTAATTAACCTTGCCGGAGCACCCATTCTACAACGTTGGACAAAAAAAAATAAAGAAACCATTTACAACAGCCGGGTTGTAACCACCCATAACCTGGTAAAAGCAATTATTGAATTACCCGAAAGTGAACGCCCCGGAAAAGTGATATCAGCATCGGCAATTGGCATCTATAAACCAGGAAATAGACACACCGAAGAAAGCACAAATTTTGATGAAGGTTTTGTTGGCGAAGTAGTAAAAGACTGGGAACAAGAACTATCTGCTTTACCCCAAAATGTGCAAACTGTAATCTTTCGGCTTGGTATTGTTTTTGGCAAAGAGGCCAAAACTGTAAAAAATATGCTGCTTCCCTTTAAATTGGGCTTGGGCGGTAAAATCGGTTCGGGCAAGCAAGCGTTTCCCTTTATTCACGAACAAGATGTGGTAAATGCATTCGTTTGGGCTACCGAAACACTTGAAACAAGTGACACATTTAATTTAATCGCCCCCGAAACGATTTCGAACAAAGAATTTACTCGCTACTTTGCCCGGCAGGTAAATCGTCCTGCATTTTTTACCATTCCTGCGTTTGTCTTAAAATTGGTGTTTGGCAAGGCAGCTTCGCTTCTTACACAATCCCCCGAAGTATCATCCAAAAAGCTGCAAAAAGCCGGTTTTCAGTTCGAATATCCAACAATAAAAACTACCTTACAAGATATTATTGTTAAAAGCCGGAAGGTTTAG
- a CDS encoding Gfo/Idh/MocA family oxidoreductase codes for MKNQVTVALASFGMSGKVFHGPLLKVNHNFRVKLVLERSKTLSKELFPDATIVKTYDDILTDNEVELVVVNTPDKYHYTMVKQALEAEKHVVVEKPATLRSAELQELIELAKAKGLAFTVFQNRRWDGDFRTVQKVIEEARFGRLIEFESHYDRYRTEITPGTWKEEGDEYGGVLYNLGSHMVDQAYVLFGKPQTVTAHLKTVRKGGEVADYYDIRLDYDGFSALLKCSYLVMDPGPRYIINGEYGTFKKWGIDGQEDLLKAGNLPENDDWGKEDVDWWGTLVYTENDEHVEELVETIPGDYRIFYDKLYEAIRNDKALPVDPAEALEVLKILEACLLSNKERRTVIL; via the coding sequence ATGAAAAATCAGGTTACAGTGGCATTGGCTTCGTTTGGAATGTCAGGAAAAGTATTTCACGGACCTTTGTTGAAGGTAAATCATAATTTCAGGGTAAAACTTGTGCTCGAACGTTCTAAAACGTTATCGAAAGAGTTGTTTCCCGATGCGACGATTGTAAAAACCTACGATGACATTTTAACCGATAACGAGGTTGAGCTGGTAGTGGTAAACACCCCGGATAAATATCATTATACGATGGTAAAGCAGGCGCTTGAAGCCGAAAAACATGTGGTAGTTGAAAAACCGGCTACGTTGCGAAGTGCCGAGTTACAAGAGCTGATTGAGCTGGCAAAAGCAAAAGGTTTGGCTTTTACTGTTTTCCAGAACCGCCGGTGGGATGGTGATTTTAGAACGGTACAAAAAGTAATAGAGGAAGCACGGTTTGGACGGCTGATCGAGTTTGAATCGCATTACGACCGCTACCGCACCGAAATTACACCCGGCACCTGGAAAGAAGAAGGTGATGAATATGGTGGCGTTTTGTATAACCTGGGATCGCATATGGTGGATCAGGCCTACGTTTTGTTTGGAAAGCCGCAAACAGTTACCGCCCATTTAAAGACGGTGCGAAAAGGAGGGGAAGTGGCAGATTATTACGATATCCGATTGGATTATGACGGTTTTTCGGCGTTGTTAAAATGCTCGTACCTGGTAATGGATCCCGGACCACGATATATCATAAACGGAGAATACGGCACGTTTAAAAAGTGGGGAATCGATGGGCAGGAAGACTTATTAAAAGCCGGCAATTTGCCAGAAAATGACGACTGGGGAAAAGAAGATGTTGACTGGTGGGGGACACTGGTATACACCGAAAACGATGAGCATGTGGAAGAACTGGTTGAAACCATTCCGGGTGATTACCGCATTTTTTACGATAAACTATATGAAGCCATCAGAAACGACAAAGCCTTACCGGTTGATCCCGCTGAAGCTTTGGAAGTATTAAAAATATTGGAGGCGTGCCTGTTAAGCAATAAAGAGCGTAGAACGGTAATACTTTAA
- a CDS encoding chloride channel protein: MSKLLNRLVAWRIAKIPEKNFLYLLSLIVGLLSGLAALLLKNLIHFVAEELTEVISVEGFNYLYLLYPFIGILLTVLFVRYLIRDDIGHGVSKILYSISKKSSKLKPSKTYSSMIASSLTIGFGGSVGSEAPIVLTGASIGSNLARVFKLRYKYITLMVGCGAAGAIAGIFNAPMAGIVFTLEVLMLDLTMAFLIPLLISAVSATVISYFFMGEGVMLHFDQIAPFHINMIWIYILVGIFTGLLGIYFTRGTMFLEKHFAAINNWFIRVLIGAVTLGVLIFIFPPLWGEGYTSINSVFNNQGADLLNNSMFFQWKDNPYVVLLVLAGILFFKVFAMSATTGSGGNGGIFAPTLFTGAIAGYFLVFLLNTFFDLGVPENNFALAGMAGMMAAVMHAPLTGIFLTAEITGGYGLFIPLLITSTVAYVTIMRFEPHSIYTKHLAQTGDLITHHKDKAILRSMEVKKLIENDFEIISPDASLRDLVKAISKSNRNLFPIVDKDGYLKGMVKLSKVKHLILSTNYTIR, translated from the coding sequence TTGAGTAAGCTTCTTAATCGACTTGTTGCCTGGCGAATTGCAAAAATCCCGGAAAAGAACTTTTTGTATTTGCTTAGTTTGATTGTAGGACTGTTAAGTGGACTGGCCGCCCTGTTGTTAAAAAACCTGATCCACTTTGTTGCTGAAGAGTTAACAGAGGTGATTTCTGTTGAAGGATTTAATTACCTCTATTTGTTGTATCCATTCATTGGGATATTGTTAACGGTGTTGTTTGTCCGTTATCTCATTCGCGATGATATCGGGCATGGAGTTTCCAAAATTCTGTATTCAATTTCGAAGAAAAGCAGTAAGCTAAAGCCTTCAAAAACTTATTCATCGATGATTGCCAGTTCGCTTACCATTGGTTTTGGTGGATCGGTAGGATCGGAGGCCCCGATTGTACTAACCGGAGCCTCAATAGGATCGAACCTGGCACGTGTTTTTAAGCTTCGGTATAAATACATTACCCTGATGGTTGGTTGCGGAGCAGCCGGTGCAATTGCGGGTATTTTTAATGCGCCAATGGCAGGTATTGTTTTTACACTCGAAGTGCTGATGCTCGATCTGACGATGGCCTTTTTAATTCCGCTGCTGATTTCGGCAGTGTCGGCCACGGTAATCTCTTATTTCTTTATGGGCGAAGGCGTGATGCTACACTTTGACCAGATAGCACCATTTCATATTAATATGATATGGATTTACATCCTCGTGGGAATTTTTACCGGTTTGCTTGGAATTTATTTTACCCGTGGAACCATGTTTCTTGAAAAACATTTTGCTGCTATAAACAACTGGTTTATTCGTGTGCTTATCGGAGCCGTTACGCTGGGTGTTTTAATCTTTATTTTCCCACCATTATGGGGAGAAGGTTATACCAGCATTAACTCTGTTTTTAATAACCAGGGAGCTGATTTATTAAATAACTCCATGTTCTTTCAGTGGAAAGATAATCCTTACGTTGTTCTGCTTGTGTTGGCCGGAATCCTCTTTTTTAAAGTGTTTGCCATGTCGGCTACAACCGGATCGGGCGGTAACGGGGGGATTTTTGCACCAACATTGTTTACAGGAGCTATTGCCGGCTATTTTCTGGTGTTTTTGCTAAATACTTTTTTCGATCTTGGAGTACCTGAAAATAACTTTGCATTGGCAGGGATGGCCGGAATGATGGCTGCCGTAATGCATGCTCCGCTTACAGGAATATTCTTAACCGCCGAAATAACGGGAGGTTATGGTTTGTTTATTCCCTTACTCATCACTTCAACGGTGGCGTATGTAACTATCATGCGTTTTGAACCACATTCTATTTATACCAAACACCTGGCACAAACCGGCGATTTAATTACGCACCACAAAGACAAAGCGATCCTGCGGTCGATGGAGGTGAAAAAGCTGATTGAGAACGACTTTGAAATTATTTCTCCCGATGCCAGTTTGCGCGACCTGGTAAAAGCAATTTCCAAATCAAACCGAAATTTATTTCCGATTGTTGACAAAGATGGCTACTTGAAAGGGATGGTTAAACTCTCGAAGGTGAAGCATCTTATTTTGAGCACGAACTATACGATCAGGTGA
- a CDS encoding SulP family inorganic anion transporter produces the protein MHRVLPTLLPPFFGGIPATGAIARTATNVKNGGRTPIAGIAHAITLLLIMLFLGKWAKLIPMSCLAGILIIVAYNMSEWRSFASILKGSVFDIIVLLTTFILTVLVDLTVAIEVGVVLSAILFMKRMSDISEKRINNIVDTDLIEDYSQLPKGVSVYEISGPLFFASARRYSEVIQEIGESCNTLILRMRHVSFIDETGMKNLQSSLKILQKKGVKVILSGVSSQLKNDLEKRLSPKVIDYIDMEDSFEKALDYAKVTSAS, from the coding sequence TTGCACAGGGTATTGCCAACGTTGTTACCCCCGTTTTTTGGTGGGATTCCGGCAACCGGAGCAATTGCACGTACGGCAACCAACGTGAAAAACGGCGGACGCACACCTATTGCCGGTATTGCCCATGCTATTACCTTGTTGCTGATTATGCTGTTTTTGGGCAAGTGGGCGAAACTAATTCCGATGTCGTGCCTGGCCGGTATTTTAATAATTGTTGCTTATAACATGAGCGAATGGCGCTCGTTTGCGTCCATTCTAAAGGGCTCAGTTTTCGATATAATTGTACTGCTTACCACATTCATTTTAACGGTATTGGTTGATTTAACTGTAGCCATTGAGGTTGGAGTGGTCCTGTCGGCTATCCTTTTCATGAAACGTATGTCGGACATTAGCGAAAAACGCATAAATAACATCGTTGACACCGATTTAATTGAAGACTACTCGCAGCTGCCAAAAGGTGTTTCGGTTTACGAAATAAGTGGCCCCTTGTTTTTTGCTTCAGCACGTCGTTATTCCGAAGTAATTCAGGAAATCGGGGAAAGTTGCAACACGCTGATTCTACGTATGCGCCATGTTTCTTTCATCGACGAGACAGGAATGAAAAACCTGCAGAGTTCACTTAAAATCCTTCAAAAGAAAGGGGTAAAAGTGATATTGTCGGGTGTTTCTTCGCAGCTAAAAAATGATCTGGAGAAAAGACTCAGCCCGAAAGTGATTGATTACATTGATATGGAAGATTCGTTTGAAAAAGCGCTTGACTATGCCAAGGTCACTAGCGCATCTTAA
- a CDS encoding chloride channel protein has protein sequence MTKHRQHIWVKFHRWRLKHLGEQGFLTLLSIVIGVLAGMAAVVLKNTVRFTEDLVHRLVSNEVHNYIYFAMPIVGIFLAVVLIKYVIRSEVRHGIPTVLYSISKRKGNIRRHNLYSSVITSALTVGFGGSVGLEGPTVATGTAWGSWIAKVFRLNYKNTILMLACACAGAMAAIFKAPIAAIVFAVEVIMIDLTVFSLVPLLLASSTAVVTSYLFLGQDVLYPFTVVDAFKLPDIPYYIALGIVTGFVSVYFSRMYLFIADIFEKLKSGRIRLVVGGASLGALIFLFPALYGEGYESINECLAGDLNYLFDNSLFYSLREEMWAAMLLIVAVILLKIVATSLTFGAGGVGGIFAPTLFMGVNTGMLFSLLINRTGLRELNSNNFALIGMAGLIAGVLHAPLTGIFLIADISGGYKLFVPLMVTATFAYLVVRAFTPNSVYHIQLARRKELLTHDKDANVLQMMQVKQLIETDFEVLSPDATLRDLTEAITRAHRDLFPIVDKDGTMVGMVKMDDVRTMIFKHELYDTVKINELMYMPEFSIDPNDSMEIVTTKFESSGRYNLAVIEDGKYIGFISRARVFTRYRKQIINVSHV, from the coding sequence ATGACGAAACACAGACAACATATTTGGGTAAAGTTTCACCGATGGCGTTTAAAGCACCTCGGCGAACAAGGTTTTCTAACCTTACTAAGTATTGTTATTGGTGTTTTGGCCGGAATGGCGGCTGTTGTTCTTAAAAATACCGTGAGGTTTACAGAAGATTTGGTACACCGGCTGGTTTCGAATGAAGTGCATAACTACATTTATTTTGCCATGCCTATTGTGGGTATTTTTTTGGCAGTTGTACTGATTAAGTATGTTATTCGCTCGGAGGTAAGGCATGGAATTCCAACTGTTCTTTATAGTATATCAAAACGAAAAGGAAATATTCGACGACATAATTTGTATTCATCAGTAATAACCTCAGCGTTAACCGTTGGTTTTGGCGGTTCTGTTGGGTTGGAGGGGCCAACCGTTGCGACCGGAACAGCATGGGGGTCCTGGATAGCCAAGGTATTTCGACTAAATTATAAGAATACCATTTTAATGTTGGCCTGTGCCTGCGCAGGGGCTATGGCAGCTATTTTTAAAGCTCCTATTGCAGCCATTGTTTTTGCGGTGGAGGTAATAATGATCGATCTGACTGTATTTTCACTGGTGCCGCTATTGCTGGCATCGTCAACGGCAGTGGTTACATCCTACTTGTTTCTGGGCCAGGATGTGCTTTACCCGTTTACCGTAGTCGACGCATTCAAACTACCAGATATACCTTACTACATTGCTTTAGGAATTGTAACCGGGTTTGTGTCGGTTTATTTCAGCAGAATGTACCTGTTTATTGCCGATATTTTTGAAAAACTAAAAAGTGGCAGAATCCGGTTGGTTGTTGGTGGTGCAAGTCTGGGGGCACTGATTTTTCTTTTTCCGGCACTTTACGGCGAAGGTTACGAATCGATTAACGAATGTTTGGCCGGCGATTTAAACTATCTTTTCGATAATAGTTTATTCTATTCATTACGCGAAGAAATGTGGGCTGCCATGCTTCTTATTGTAGCTGTTATTTTGCTAAAAATTGTTGCCACATCGCTTACCTTTGGAGCCGGTGGTGTTGGGGGTATTTTTGCGCCAACGCTTTTTATGGGGGTAAATACCGGAATGCTTTTTTCCTTACTTATCAACCGTACAGGCCTTCGGGAACTAAATTCGAATAACTTTGCACTAATTGGAATGGCCGGATTAATTGCTGGCGTTCTACATGCGCCGCTCACCGGAATATTCCTGATCGCAGATATTTCAGGAGGGTACAAGTTATTTGTGCCACTTATGGTCACGGCTACGTTCGCATATCTTGTCGTCAGGGCATTTACGCCTAACTCGGTTTATCATATTCAGCTGGCACGACGAAAAGAATTGTTAACCCACGATAAAGATGCAAATGTGTTGCAGATGATGCAGGTAAAACAACTAATTGAAACTGACTTTGAAGTATTGTCGCCCGATGCAACTTTGCGCGACCTTACAGAAGCCATTACAAGGGCACATCGCGATTTGTTTCCGATAGTAGACAAAGACGGAACAATGGTGGGCATGGTAAAAATGGATGATGTAAGAACGATGATCTTTAAACATGAACTATACGACACTGTGAAAATAAACGAGTTGATGTATATGCCTGAGTTTTCTATCGACCCGAATGATAGTATGGAAATTGTTACTACTAAATTTGAATCATCGGGGCGTTATAACCTGGCTGTAATCGAAGATGGTAAATACATCGGATTTATTTCGCGGGCACGTGTGTTTACCCGCTATCGCAAACAGATAATTAATGTATCTCATGTTTAG